The Plasmodium brasilianum strain Bolivian I chromosome 14, whole genome shotgun sequence genome contains a region encoding:
- a CDS encoding mRNA-decapping enzyme 2, whose product MYLVKDINNKMHKNLQNKYSNNSTKGKKIFSAHRIKQLAKDKKLLDDALLDCYGRFIALLPEFLLKDHVHLYFQIQEAYWWYDDMWQDKYPDKLPKLSLKTFGYLICDDCPILKKYVPRSAHEKFSLNWRRYCRTIPLRGAILLNHNLKKCLLVKGWSTDSWSFPKGKVDELEEDSVCACREIYEEIGIDIFPYIDEQVFIKTHIEDQPVKLFIIPGVKEDTKFQPKTRKEIGAIRWFEIDKLLEYKDVKGKSDIFFHNKKERINVSFVYPFMPNLIKWIDILKRAVNEKALKKENSYEASSILAYKYQITGIDNSTIEKLQNVDLNNKEILKRELCKSDDDLVEIDDDTEKVLKDMSTVVNLVDFTSNINYNNLNSNPKIVINFNEKKMDHLENKTNDLYAYEEKNNIFGNINYSDDILNSECTNSEYHMIVNNIFNGHSNQNGNSSSGYCTNSNNNNNNNDSNNNNNNNRNSNVMMIDKRNSSLSNLNKSSYAFHSNHTKVAKEEGNSLTNHQFYSTSSSSNNGKNVNKKINYIQKEIGNREENMPSSVEKRSIGNKKIYEHVENLLTPTNSLKRSDFVKNSFVYNLSSSNLNVIHQENNYDSESRNNNNISNVSNVNNISNMISSSNNDTTKMKNAINNMNSGGNTSFQDQTLKDNNDCKFYNSHNKPISSVGKNVDKDMNLMTINSNMKVSITSNGSSNNKLYYGNNNSIGYNKLHNTYNNIHNTLVKNADFDMYQRGYGYNFNKIRMGHLSALRLKEVGLRSFDDQYIDKRKNFHLRVYGNKSKLYYGRKDLHRYKKRSMKYYYHSLDDSAVYYKPIKKKTFDACNNKTFGDNHANGWSVEEMFKLNEEKFGIHSTYNIEDYTTPLVYNEECLNIYNKGSLIKNNFKQSVQNSKSVNNYPIKINGAVSSSSTENNNNYNNHDNNNNNNNNNNDNDNDNDNDNDNDNDNNNDNSNKKNRMYNDCYHKNCSHSKMGEYVHGKEIYPVLYNRKIEASAASIPLNLVKENYHNSNSNDNRNKGSNNKLERDNGLFCLKDGVESTRKSISNASSAVSNSSSKGNNFFSNDLVKNNLTRNMSNMNNIYPEEWLDFTGSEIGGKGNRGDNIICDPFSGHVMNGVDNNMPVKLKSFVSSMEGNGKKGNANNNINNYNSNEHYYNSSKNYINNNSYNSNNNNYNSNHKGIKSRNGDKMNDLNYSLTGKADRCEKTNMPSSATYKNNNNNYDLHYVKVRKDNKLVNKINKSEYRNNFLANIKKDMRKGCNDEIKKCDYRNLQNNIHVSSNVNIDLKKTNKIKGNRNLIEKGEICNLNEEDEEESLQEKEEVNSKRVNRGKANYSKVNNSFERNVKDSSASGKYLLELIRGTNKLELTKENILEKNCNSTMQEIMLSNNVKCFNENALLCKYYNKNNSKISTCQEMLKYKENSYNDVLKCTNHNGDISSHNNLKIEKNNIRNNVNNEYNYNNSGKDNKKSQNFNEMAIMEKLSKHLNSYNPYE is encoded by the coding sequence ATGTATTTAGTAAAagacataaataataaaatgcataaaaatttgcaaaataAGTATTCTAACAACAGTACAAAgggaaagaaaatatttagtGCACACAGAATAAAGCAACTAGCCAAGGATAAGAAGTTATTAGATGATGCTTTATTAGATTGTTATGGAAGGTTCATAGCTTTACTTCCAGAATTTCTATTAAAAGATCATGTACATTTGTATTTTCAAATTCAAGAAGCATATTGGTGGTATGATGATATGTGGCAAGATAAATATCCAGATAAATTACCAAAATTAAGTTTAAAAACTTTTGGTTATTTAATATGTGATGATTGTCCAATATTGAAGAAGTATGTACCTCGATCAGCTcatgaaaaattttcattaaattggAGAAGATATTGTAGAACTATTCCATTAAGAGGAGCCATTCTGTTaaatcataatttaaaaaaatgcttaTTAGTTAAAGGGTGGAGTACCGATAGCTGGTCCTTTCCAAAAGGAAAAGTCGATGAATTAGAAGAAGATTCAGTATGTGCATGTAGAGAAATTTATGAAGAAATAGGTATAGATATTTTCCCATATATAGATGAACAAGTGTTTATTAAAACACATATTGAAGATCAACCAgtaaaactttttattattccagGTGTAAAGGAAGATACGAAATTTCAACCGAAAACAAGAAAAGAAATTGGAGCCATTCGATGGTTTGAAATAGATAAACTTCTTGAATATAAGGATGTGAAAGGAAAAagtgatattttttttcataataaaaaggaacgTATAAATGTTTCTTTTGTTTATCCATTTATGCCAAACTTAATAAAATGGATAGATATTCTAAAAAGAGCTGTTAATGAAAAggctttaaaaaaagaaaattcctATGAAGCAAGTAGTATACTAGCATATAAATATCAGATTACTGGTATTGATAACAGTACTATTGAAAAACTTCAAAATGTTGATTTAAATAACaaggaaattttaaaaagagaatTATGTAAAAGTGATGATGATTTAGTAGAAATTGATGATGATACtgaaaaagtattaaaagATATGAGTACAGTTGTAAATCTAGTGGATTTTACTtcgaatataaattataacaatttgAATAGTAATCCTAAAATTGtgataaattttaatgagaaaaaaatggaCCACCTCGAGAATAAGACAAATGATTTATATGcttatgaagaaaaaaacaacatTTTTGGTAATATAAACTACAGTgatgatattttaaatagcGAGTGTACAAATAGTGAGTACCATATGATTgttaacaatatttttaacggACATAGTAACCAAAATGGTAATAGTAGCAGTGGTTATTGCactaatagtaataataataataacaataatgacagtaacaataataacaataacaataggAATAGCAATGTGATGATGATAGACAAACGGAACAGTTCCCTCAGTAATTTAAACAAGAGTAGTTACGCTTTTCATAGCAATCATACAAAGGTAGCTAAAGAGGAAGGAAACAGTTTGACAAATCATCAATTCTATAGTactagtagtagtagtaataatggaaaaaacgTTAACAAAAagattaattatatacagaAGGAAATTGGAAATCGAGAAGAAAATATGCCAAGCAGTGTAGAGAAAAGAAGTattggaaataaaaaaatatatgaacatgtaGAAAATTTGTTAACACCCacaaattcattaaaaaggagtgattttgtaaaaaatagttttGTGTATAATTTGTCTTCGAGCAATTTAAATGTTATACATCAAGAGAACAATTATGATAGTGAAAGTAGAAACAACAACAACATTAGTAATGTTAGTAACGTTAATAACATTAGTAACATGATTAGTTCTAGTAATAATGACACaacgaaaatgaaaaatgctattaataatatgaattctGGTGGAAACACATCGTTTCAGGATCAAACCTTGAAAGACAACAATGActgtaaattttataacaGCCATAACAAGCCTATATCAAGTGTAGGAAAAAATGTAGATAAAGACATGAATCTAATGACAATTAATTCAAACATGAAAGTGAGTATTACTAGTAATGGAAGtagcaataataaattatactatGGAAACAATAATAGCATTGGTTATAATAAGTTACATaacacatataataatattcataatacATTGGTAAAAAATGCAGATTTTGATATGTACCAAAGGGGATATGGttacaattttaataaaataagaatggGACATTTATCAGCTTTAAGATTGAAGGAGGTTGGTTTAAGAAGTTTTGATGATCAATATATtgataagagaaaaaattttcactTACGAGTTTATGGTAATAAAAGCAAATTATATTATGGGAGAAAAGATTTAcatagatataaaaaaagatcaatgaaatattattatcattctTTGGATGATTCTGCAGTTTATTACAAACctataaagaagaaaactTTTGATGCTTgcaataataaaacatttggTGATAATCATGCCAATGGATGGAGTGTTGAAGAAATGTTTAAATtgaatgaagaaaaatttgGAATTCATTCAACATATAATATCGAGGACTACACAACTCCTTTAGTATATAATGAAGAAtgtctaaatatatataataaaggctcgttaattaaaaataattttaagcaGAGTGTGCAAAATAGTAAAAGCGTAAACAATTACCCTATCAAAATAAATGGCGCTGTGAGTAGCAGTAGTACGGAGAATAACAACAACTACAACAACCAtgacaataacaataacaataacaataacaataacgaTAACGATAACGATAACGATAACGATAACGATAACGATAACGATAACAATAACgataacagtaataaaaagaatcGGATGTATAATGATTGTTACCACAAAAACTGTTCGCATTCAAAAATGGGTGAATATGTACACGGCAAGGAGATCTATCCCGTGCTGTATAATAGGAAGATCGAGGCATCAGCAGCTAGTATACCGTTAAATTTGGTTAAAGAGAACTATcataacagtaatagtaatgataatagaaataaaggtagtaataataaattggAGAGAGATAATGGGCTTTTTTGTTTGAAAGATGGCGTTGAAAGTACAAGGAAGAGTATCAGTAATGCTAGCAGTGCTGttagtaatagtagtagtaaaggaaataattttttttcaaatgatttagtaaaaaataacttAACACGAAATATGAgtaatatgaacaatattTACCCGGAGGAATGGCTGGATTTTACAGGTTCCGAGATAGGAGGCAAAGGGAATAGAGGTGATAACATTATTTGTGATCCATTTAGCGGTCATGTAATGAATGGTGTTGATAATAATATGCCTGTTAAGTTGAAGTCGTTTGTGAGCTCTATGGAAGGTAATGGGAAGAAAGGAAACGcgaacaataatataaataactatAACAGTAATgaacattattataacagtagtaaaaattatatcaataacaatagttataatagtaataataataattataatagtaatCATAAGGGTATTAAGAGCAGAAACGGTGATAAGATGAACGATTTGAATTACTCCTTAACTGGTAAAGCAGACAGATGTGAGAAAACAAATATGCCATCAAGTGCAActtataagaataataataataattatgaccTACATTACGTGAAGGTGAGAAAAGATAATAAACtagttaataaaattaataaatcgGAGTATAGAAATAATTTCTTAGCAAACATTAAGAAAGACATGCGGAAAGGATGTaatgatgaaataaaaaagtgtgACTACAGAAATTtgcaaaataatattcatgTTAGTTCTAATGTAAAtattgatttaaaaaaaacaaataaaataaaaggaaacaggaatttaattgaaaaaggagaaatttgtaatttaaatgaaGAGGATGAGGAAGAAAGTTTACAAGAGAAGGAAGAAGTAAACAGTAAAAGAGTAAATCGTGGCAAAGCAAATTACAGTAAAGTAAATAATAGTTTTGAAAGGAATGTAAAGGATAGTAGCGCTTCGGGAAAATACTTATTAGAATTAATTAGGggaacaaataaattagaattaacaaaagaaaacattttagaaaaaaattgtaacaGTACTATGCAAGAGATAATGTTAAGTAATAATGTCAAAtgttttaatgaaaatgctttattatgtaaatattataacaagAATAACTCAAAAATTAGTACCTGCCAAGAGATGTTGaaatataaggaaaattCTTACAATGATGTTCTGAAATGTACCAATCACAATGGTGATATATCAagtcataataatttaaaaattgaaaagaataacataaggaataatgttaataatgaatataattataataatagtggaaaagataataagaaaagtcaaaattttaatgaaatggCTATAATGGAAAAGCTGTCGAAGCATCTGAACAGTTACAACCCATATGAGTAA
- a CDS encoding 60S ribosomal protein L24 has protein sequence MSSIKTTVKTEACSFSEYRIYPGRGQKFIARDGKVYFYLSSKFASLALQKKKAAKLRWTQTWRRNNKKTKIETTQRRRYKKTVKVQKAVCGLTVEDIRNRKAYVQSIEAKNKSRFAAKDKDDKKKGKDDKKKNIVHLQQKKDFSSKTKQMNMAKTKMHKMMKK, from the exons atgtCATCAATTAAGACAACAGTAAAAACGGAAGCTTGCTCCTTTAGCGAATATAGGATATATCCGGGCAGAGGACAGAAATTTATTGCAAGGGATGGAAAAGTATACTTTTATTTGTCCTCAAAGTTCGCTTCCCTGGCATTGCAGAAAAAGAAAGCGGCAAAATTAAGATGGACACAG ACGTGGAGaagaaataacaaaaaaacaaaaatagaaACAACGCAAAGgagaagatataaaaaaacagtaAAAGTACAAAAGGCTGTTTGCGGATTAACTGTTGAGGATATTAGAAACAGAAAAGCGTACGTCCAGAGCATTGAAGCAAAA aACAAATCACGCTTTGCAGCAAAGGATAAGGAtgataagaaaaaaggaaaagacgataaaaagaaaaatatcgTACATcttcaacaaaaaaaagatttttcaTCGAAGACTAAACAAATGAACATGGCTAAAacaaaaatgcataaaatgatgaagaaataa
- a CDS encoding protein phosphatase PPM6 has product MGNCMSFINYSKFKFKKDATINSYSYSNKNYEDLMNSHTYIIGDENRRIEKRSDDYSDICNNERNNKYGEKEKCNEKKDNRDVVSDSNSENTHDEHIKYEEYNRDDAYVLKEKKNKNERDKVKDKMKKRNKKERMETRYTASIKLVVDSSCEEDNENSYNDSGNNSSNNSSNNSGNNSGNNSGINSGNNSESNISNKYSRKSSKNNSNSNDNNLVNMYKQESNERYNKNGDICSNKSSIYQSPVNGNVLYKKIKRENLLNIKYSNMILNDIRDVDIIVVFLFSLFLYFNANNIVDMLDRNKKDRYTMRNSLNINHDIIKFPTFPKEIIDGFLKNDFTLLRKYIKNKCNKLKKKYKSTYLKKINQQKKEKSEKKNFKNELKKKKEKCSFSNIVESVDRNEWIHRDITEIPCDQNLPDINITFIVMGAYCFYQKNMKPFQDKNTFFYKSPSYSCDAEISVACKKGRKLDFPNQDDFTIIQTNEWILIMVFDGHGPSGHDISNFVHVVLPLLFSYNIDRIFENPVRTIKTLFYMINCYLVNYSYCINNNINPININFIDYNLSGTTCTIILYNFLTKKIYSAHTGDSRAVMGKQNLQTNAFRAYNITEDHKPSLKLEKDRIIAFGGEVKKLQGDVSYRVFVKNEMYPGLAMSRAIGDITSSFIGVTCEPTIKIFDKLDEDKFIIVATDGIWEFISSEECVQMVSKKRKKKVHVAMEEIIKESWRRWERIDTVDDMTLVILYF; this is encoded by the exons ATGGGTAATTGCATgtcttttataaattattccaaatttaaatttaaaaaggatgctactataaattcatattcCTATTCTAATAAGAACTATGAGGACTTAATGAACAGccatacttatataatagGAGATGAAAACAGGAGGATAGAGAAACGTAGTGATGATTACAGTGACATATGCAATAACGAACGTAATAACAAATATggtgaaaaagaaaaatgtaatgaAAAGAAGGATAATCGAGATGTAGTGAGTGATAGTAATTCCGAAAATACACATgatgaacatataaaatacgAAGAGTATAATAGAGATGATGCATAtgtattaaaagaaaaaaaaaataaaaatgaaagagaCAAGGTTAaggataaaatgaaaaaaagaaataaaaaggaaaggaTGGAAACAAGATACACTGCGAGCATTAAATTAGTGGTAGACTCTTCTTGTGAAGAAGACAACGAGAACAGTTATAATGACAGCGGAAATAATAGCAGCAATAATAGCAGCAATAACAGCGGAAATAATAGCGGAAATAACAGCGGCATTAACAGCGGCAATAACAGCGAAAGTAATATTAGCAATAAGTATAGCAGAAAAAGCAGCAAGAATAACAGCAATTCAAATGACAATAATTTagtaaatatgtacaaacaGGAGTCGAATGAACGTTATAATAAGAATGGAGATATATGTTCTAATAAGAGCTCCATATACCAAAGCCCAGTAAATGGAAATGTTCTATACAAAAAGATTAAACGCGAAAATTTGCTGAACATTAAATACAGTAATATGatattaaatgatataaGAGATGTAGATATAATAGtcgtatttttatttagtctgtttctttattttaatgcGAACAATATTGTTGATATGCTGGatcgaaataaaaaagatagatATACTATGAGAAATTCTCTGAACATAAACCatgatattattaaatttccCACATTTCCAAAGGAAATTATTGAtggttttttaaaaaatgactttacattattaagaaaatatatcaaaaacaaatgtaataaattaaaaaaaaagtataaaagtacatatttaaaaaagataaatcaacagaaaaaagaaaaaagtgaaaaaaaaaattttaaaaatgaattaaaaaaaaaaaaagaaaaatgctcattttcaaatattgtAGAATCTGTTGATAGAAATGAATGGATTCATAGAGATATCACAGAAATACCATGTGACCAAAATTTACCGgacataaatattacatttatagtTATGGGAGCATACtgtttttatcaaaaaaatatgaaaccATTTCaagataaaaatacttttttctataaatcCCCATCTTATTCATGTGATGCAGAAATATCAGTTGCATGTAAAAAAGGGAGAAAATTAGATTTTCCGAATCAAGATGATTTCACTATAATACAAACAAACGAGTGGATTTTAATTATGGTTTTCGATGGTCATGGTCCGTCAGGTCATGATATTAGTAATTTTGTGCATGTAGTACTTCCATTATTATTCTCATATAATATTGATAGAATATTTGAAAATCCTGTTCGCACAATTAAGACATTGTTTTATATGATTAACTGTTACTTGGTTAATTATTCCtattgtataaataataatattaatccaatcaatattaattttattgattATAATTTAAGTGGAACAACTTGTACAATCATACTGTACAACTTTTTAACGAAAAAGATTTATTCTGCACATACAGGTGATAGTAGAGCTGTTATGGGTAAACAAAATCTTCAGACAAACGCATTTAGAGCTTATAATATTACTGAAGATCATAAACCTTCcttaaaattagaaaaagatAGAATTATAGCTTTTGGTGGTgaggtaaaaaaattacaaggGGATGTTTCTTACAGagtttttgttaaaaatgaaatgtatCCTGGTTTAGCTATGAGTAGAGCTATTGGTGACATCACATCATCTTTTATTGGTGTTACTTGTGAACCGACCATCaaaatttttgataaattagatgaagataaatttattattgtgGCTACTGATGGAATATGGGAATTTATCAGTAGCGAAGAATGCGTTCAAATGGTTTCcaaaaagaggaagaaaaaagtGCACGTAGCTATGG AGGAAATAATTAAGGAATCCTGGAGAAGATGGGAAAGGATTGACACCGTTGATGAT ATGACCTTGGTTATTTTGTACTTCTAA
- a CDS encoding U4/U6 small nuclear ribonucleoprotein PRP3 — protein MEELQKKRKSRWGDVEKKSDDKTEESSNKAINLLEDLSLNSNSQLISSASSLPSQFPNSALNFPVLSSTIHLNILKATEAAKLAIEKAKRASRFKDEAKQNVRKVEFVPKPLKFDEQGREIDEEGNVISIKPITYSTLKVNINKLEENNLLKKKNELLNKIGEEYINEDLKWFDSRIKNVQKKKKKNALNFITPGSFIKRQAHSRNFNSKTLMNFDLKKIIEEKKKVQTFQELSLNFLNDDINTNINPNLIDINNKHLPNKREWNDDEKYNIIEKWDMILFKKIENRENLKEYIDEQIDSWHDTVNSEHNGKEAEEKEDKKEVENEDDKKEEKGEKYIYENEKDSSKNNSLAANLGSGIIKKNDTTTGYCNSDNYVIINKLLSKCSINILLLKNNEVIINDDLYRINMKKITNYIEHPVPLNEDKKEQITTPYMFLTPVERKKLRKRKRQEKEREKQDKIRIGLIPPPPPKMKLSNLMRVLGDNAVAHPSKMELEVRQQMKERELRHYEQNQQRKLKPEEKSKKKINKWKSNPSEENEVLVIYITNLSNKKHIFKIDINAQQLHLTGVCVMTVLYNFIIVEGKHISIERYKRLIFRRIKWNEDEGEEEEDDEDEKEKGERERNKMKETFDSADNFQNDSSNINLNQGCNCSLIWSGTVKHKNFSNWKLLIAKTEVEVTDYLKEHSALHYYHIVRKHRNVLDDI, from the coding sequence ATGGAAGAACttcaaaagaaaagaaaatcgAGGTGGGGGGacgtagaaaaaaaaagcgatGATAAAACGGAAGAATCAAGCAATAAGGCAATTAATCTTTTAGAAGATTTAAGTTTAAATTCTAATTCTCAATTGATTAGTAGTGCCTCGAGCTTGCCATCACAGTTTCCAAACAGTGCATTAAACTTCCCAGTATTATCATCTACgattcatttaaatatactgAAAGCAACTGAAGCAGCTAAATTAGCTATAGAGAAAGCAAAAAGAGCAAGTAGGTTTAAGGATGAGGCAAAACAGAATGTAAGAAAAGTAGAATTTGTACCAAAACCATTAAAATTTGATGAACAAGGAAGAGAAATAGATGAAGAGGGGAATGTTATCAGTATAAAGCCCATAACTTATTCCACTTTAAAAGtgaatataaacaaattagaagaaaataatcttttaaaaaaaaaaaatgaattattaaataaaattggtgaagaatatataaatgaggATCTAAAATGGTTCGATTcgagaataaaaaatgttcaaaaaaaaaaaaaaaaaaatgcacttaattttattacacCAGGTTCCTTTATCAAAAGACAAGCGCATTCtagaaattttaatagtAAAACTCTAATGAAttttgatttaaaaaaaataatagaagagaaaaaaaaagtgcaaaCTTTCCAAGAATTGtctttgaattttttaaatgatgatATAAACACAAACATTAATCCAAATTTAATTGATATAAACAACAAACATTTACCGAATAAAAGAGAATGGAATGATGATGAAAAATACAACATTATAGAAAAATGGGATATGAtcctatttaaaaaaatagaaaatagagaaaatttAAAGGAATATATTGATGAGCAAATAGATAGCTGGCATGATACAGTAAATAGTGAGCATAATGGGAAAGAGGCAGAGGAAAAGGAAGATAAGAAGGAGGTAGAAAACGAAGACGACAAGAAGGAAGAAAAGGgagaaaaatacatatatgaaaacGAAAAAGACAGTTCTAAGAACAATTCCCTTGCTGCTAATCTTGGTAGcggtataataaaaaagaatgacACTACTACAGGGTATTGTAACAGTGACAACTATgtgataataaataaattattaagcAAATGTAGTAtcaatattttacttttaaaaaataatgaagttATAATTAATGATGATTTGTACCgaattaatatgaaaaaaattacaaactACATAGAACATCCAGTACCTTTAAATGAAGACAAAAAGGAACAGATAACTACTCCGTATATGTTTTTAACACCTgtagaaaggaaaaaattaagaaaaagaaaaagacaagaaaaagaaagagaaaaacaaGACAAAATTAGAATAGGGTTGATTCCTCCACCTCCACCTAAGATGAAATTATCAAATTTAATGAGAGTTTTGGGGGATAATGCAGTTGCTCATCCATCGAAAATGGAACTAGAAGTAAGACAACAAATGAAGGAAAGAGAATTAAGACATTATGAACAAAACCAACAAAGGAAATTAAAACcagaagaaaaaagtaaaaaaaaaattaacaaatggAAATCTAATCCAAGTGAGGAAAACGAAgtattagttatatatatcactaaTTTGtctaataaaaaacatatttttaaaattgataTAAATGCACAGCAATTGCACTTAACTGGTGTTTGTGTTATGACAGTTTTATACAACTTTATAATTGTCGAGGGAAAACATATATCTATTGAGAGATATAAAAGATTAATTTTTAGAAGAATAAAATGGAATGAAGATGAGGGTGAAGAGGAGGAAGATGATgaagatgaaaaagaaaaaggagaaagagaaagaaataaaatgaaagaaacaTTTGATTCTGCTGACAATTTTCAAAATGATAGTTCAAACATTAATTTGAACCAAGGCTGTAACTGTAGTTTAATTTGGAGTGGTACTGTTAAGCATAAAAACTTCTCCAACTGGAAGTTACTTATTGCTAAAACGGAGGTAGAAGTAACAGACTATTTAAAGGAGCACAGTGCACTACACTATTACCACATAGTCAGGAAGCATAGAAACGTGCTTGACGATATTTAA